The following coding sequences are from one Halorubrum sp. BOL3-1 window:
- the dacZ gene encoding diadenylate cyclase DacZ — protein sequence MASLTDHLADLVADVDATLLFSPTSSFYDRFADDGVDVVAVAPENDVDAETFVELPLPFDNVKDRIRFGIEGAMDEGLLDEGDEVACVASVFDGGSDAVIRVTVTEGIHSGIYDLFANSRAEPSVIRDVFEVAIELGQKGQKGKPVGALFVVGDAGKVMNKSRPLSYNPFEKSHVHVGDPIVNVMLKEFSRLDGAFVVSDSGKIVSAYRYLEPAAEGIDIPKGLGARHMSGAAITRDTNSTSIVLSESDGLVRAFKRGELVLEIDPEEY from the coding sequence ATGGCCTCTCTCACCGACCATCTGGCGGACCTCGTCGCGGACGTGGACGCCACGCTGCTGTTCTCCCCGACGAGTTCCTTCTACGACCGGTTCGCGGACGACGGGGTCGATGTCGTCGCCGTCGCGCCCGAGAACGACGTCGACGCCGAGACGTTCGTCGAGCTTCCGCTCCCGTTCGACAACGTCAAAGACCGGATCCGGTTCGGTATCGAGGGCGCGATGGACGAGGGCCTCCTCGACGAGGGCGACGAGGTCGCCTGCGTCGCCTCCGTCTTCGACGGCGGCTCGGACGCGGTGATCCGCGTCACCGTCACCGAGGGGATCCACTCCGGAATCTACGACCTGTTCGCCAACTCCCGGGCGGAGCCGAGCGTCATCCGCGACGTGTTCGAGGTCGCGATCGAGCTCGGACAGAAGGGACAGAAGGGGAAGCCGGTGGGCGCGCTGTTCGTCGTCGGCGACGCGGGGAAGGTGATGAACAAGTCGCGGCCGCTGTCGTACAACCCCTTCGAGAAGTCGCACGTCCACGTGGGTGACCCCATCGTGAACGTGATGTTGAAGGAGTTCTCGCGGCTGGACGGCGCGTTCGTCGTCTCCGACTCCGGGAAGATCGTCTCGGCGTACCGCTACCTCGAACCCGCCGCCGAGGGGATCGACATCCCGAAAGGGCTGGGGGCGCGCCACATGTCCGGCGCCGCGATCACCCGCGACACCAACTCGACGTCTATCGTGCTCTCCGAGTCCGACGGTCTCGTCCGGGCGTTCAAGCGGGGCGAACTCGTCCTGGAGATCGATCCGGAGGAGTACTGA
- a CDS encoding mechanosensitive ion channel domain-containing protein: MSAVPPALSEFVRVVPDRLWLALFVLVVGLVSAYLVGVINRRLLRRAGVPAVIEGTAFERTAREFDTSTVRILAKLSSYFIVAVTVIVVLTVADVNYLDQFWSGVAAFLPRLFVAVIVLIVGVVVGDKVELLVAERLRGIKLPELGVLPALVNYSVVYVAALIALGQIGVQTLALIVLLAAYAFAVVLFAALATKDLVASAAAGVFLLLRQPYGIGDEVRVAGERGVVQEIDLFVTHIETGSEEHVVPNHVVFRNGIVLIRE; this comes from the coding sequence ATGTCCGCGGTCCCGCCCGCCCTCTCCGAGTTCGTTCGCGTCGTCCCCGACCGGCTCTGGCTGGCGCTTTTCGTCCTCGTCGTCGGTCTCGTGTCGGCGTACCTCGTCGGCGTGATCAACCGCCGCCTGCTCCGCCGCGCCGGCGTCCCAGCGGTGATCGAGGGGACGGCCTTCGAGCGGACGGCCCGCGAGTTCGACACCTCGACGGTGCGCATCCTCGCGAAGCTGTCGAGCTACTTCATCGTCGCCGTCACCGTCATCGTCGTCTTGACCGTCGCGGACGTGAACTACCTCGATCAGTTCTGGTCGGGCGTCGCCGCCTTCCTCCCGCGGCTGTTCGTCGCCGTCATCGTGCTCATCGTCGGGGTCGTCGTCGGCGACAAGGTCGAACTGCTCGTCGCGGAACGGCTCCGCGGGATCAAGCTCCCGGAACTCGGCGTGCTCCCCGCGCTCGTGAACTACAGCGTGGTGTACGTCGCCGCGCTCATCGCGCTCGGACAGATCGGCGTCCAGACGCTCGCGCTCATCGTGTTGCTCGCGGCGTACGCGTTCGCGGTCGTGCTGTTCGCCGCGCTCGCGACGAAGGACCTGGTCGCCTCGGCCGCGGCCGGCGTCTTCCTCCTCCTCCGGCAGCCGTACGGCATCGGCGACGAGGTCCGGGTCGCCGGCGAGCGCGGCGTCGTCCAGGAAATCGACCTGTTCGTCACCCACATCGAGACGGGTAGCGAGGAACACGTGGTGCCGAACCACGTGGTGTTCCGAAACGGGATCGTGCTGATTCGCGAGTAG